A part of Kitasatospora acidiphila genomic DNA contains:
- a CDS encoding acetyl/propionyl/methylcrotonyl-CoA carboxylase subunit alpha encodes MFDTVLVANRGEIAVRVIRTLRRLSVRSVAVYSDADADARHVREADLAVRLGPADRSDSSAAETYLRGDQIIAAALRTGAQAIHPGYGFLAENPGFARACADAGLVFIGPPAEAVELMGDKINAKEAVRAVGVPVVPGSRGGASSDEELIRAAEEIGYPVLIKPSAGGGGKGMRLVRDPAELPAELAAARRVARTAFGDDTLLLERWVDNPRHIEVQVLADSHGTTVHLGERECSLQRRHQKLIEEAPSVLLDPQTRAAMGAAAVQAAQACGYTGAGTVEFIVPGGDPAVDGGGDTVNGGGDTVREFFFMEMNTRLQVEHPVTELAVAVTRPAPVDASAGTSAGLPGAATGSASAGTPGVERLDLVEWQIRIAARESLSFSQSNISFLGHAVEARICAEDPARDFLPTGGRILLLGEPAGEGVRVDSGLTAGTTITSAYDPMLAKVIAYGPDRQTALLRLRSALAETQILGLTTNAGFLRRLLAHPDVVAGRLDTGLVERAVQQHPELLADQHDRYASRDTRESAPDGTPATASGATSTDAAASDHGPMPTATAPEAVYLAAALVRHLSLVPAAASDGWTDPYALPSGWRLAGEPAWTTHRLRVSGQDPVSVRVRPVSADTVIEPADITSTAFPELLVRLNEGPIRRARAVLGATGLSLTLDGLRTTFALATDHTPSASASGPVVWLGIDGDSWAVHPYDSVADRTADAAAHHGALTAPMPGTVTVVKTSVGDQVRRGQPLLVLEAMKMEHVIAAPHDGTVSELPVAAGGTVAMEQLLAVVLPEEVALPTGADTAADAQEVASS; translated from the coding sequence ATGTTCGACACCGTCCTGGTCGCCAACCGCGGCGAGATCGCCGTCCGGGTGATCCGCACCCTGCGCCGGCTCAGCGTCCGGTCGGTCGCCGTCTACAGCGACGCCGATGCCGACGCCAGGCACGTCCGCGAAGCCGACCTCGCCGTTCGCCTCGGCCCGGCCGACCGCAGTGACAGCAGCGCTGCGGAGACCTATCTCCGAGGCGACCAGATCATCGCCGCGGCCCTGCGCACCGGTGCGCAGGCCATCCACCCGGGCTACGGCTTCCTGGCCGAGAACCCGGGGTTCGCCCGAGCCTGTGCCGACGCCGGCCTGGTGTTCATCGGCCCGCCCGCCGAGGCGGTCGAGCTGATGGGCGACAAGATCAACGCAAAGGAAGCCGTCCGGGCAGTCGGCGTGCCCGTGGTGCCCGGCAGCCGCGGCGGCGCCAGCTCCGATGAGGAGTTGATCCGCGCTGCCGAGGAGATCGGCTACCCCGTGCTGATCAAGCCGTCCGCCGGCGGCGGTGGCAAGGGCATGCGGCTGGTCCGCGACCCGGCCGAGCTGCCCGCCGAGTTGGCAGCCGCCCGCCGAGTGGCCCGCACCGCGTTCGGGGACGACACGCTGCTGTTGGAGCGCTGGGTGGACAACCCCCGGCACATCGAGGTGCAGGTGCTGGCGGACTCCCACGGGACCACCGTGCACCTCGGCGAGCGCGAGTGCAGTCTGCAGCGCCGGCATCAGAAGCTGATCGAAGAGGCACCCTCCGTCCTGTTGGACCCGCAGACCCGAGCCGCCATGGGCGCGGCAGCCGTTCAGGCGGCACAGGCGTGCGGCTACACCGGCGCCGGCACGGTGGAGTTCATCGTGCCTGGCGGCGACCCCGCAGTGGATGGCGGTGGCGACACCGTGAACGGCGGTGGCGACACGGTCCGCGAGTTCTTCTTCATGGAGATGAACACGCGTCTGCAGGTGGAGCACCCGGTCACCGAGTTGGCCGTTGCGGTCACCCGCCCTGCCCCGGTCGACGCCTCCGCGGGCACCAGCGCCGGCCTTCCCGGTGCGGCCACCGGCTCGGCTTCCGCAGGCACTCCCGGCGTTGAGCGCCTCGACCTGGTCGAGTGGCAGATCCGGATCGCTGCCAGGGAGTCGCTCTCATTCAGCCAATCGAACATCTCCTTTCTCGGTCACGCCGTCGAGGCGCGCATCTGTGCCGAGGACCCGGCACGTGACTTCCTGCCGACCGGTGGCCGGATTCTGCTGCTGGGGGAGCCGGCCGGAGAGGGCGTGCGGGTCGACTCCGGTCTCACCGCAGGGACCACCATCACCAGCGCGTACGACCCGATGCTGGCCAAGGTCATCGCCTACGGTCCGGACCGCCAGACCGCCCTGCTCCGGCTGCGCAGTGCCCTTGCCGAGACCCAGATCCTCGGCCTGACCACAAACGCCGGATTCCTGCGCCGGCTGCTCGCGCACCCGGACGTCGTGGCAGGACGCCTCGACACCGGCCTTGTCGAACGGGCCGTCCAGCAGCACCCCGAACTGCTGGCCGACCAGCACGACCGGTACGCCTCGCGGGACACACGCGAGTCCGCTCCGGACGGCACCCCTGCCACTGCCTCGGGTGCCACCTCCACCGATGCCGCCGCTTCCGACCACGGGCCGATGCCCACGGCTACGGCACCGGAAGCCGTCTACCTGGCCGCAGCACTCGTGCGGCATCTGAGCCTCGTTCCGGCCGCCGCCTCCGACGGCTGGACCGACCCGTATGCCCTCCCTTCCGGCTGGCGTCTGGCCGGCGAGCCGGCCTGGACGACGCACCGACTCCGGGTCTCCGGTCAGGACCCGGTCTCGGTGCGAGTACGACCTGTCAGTGCGGACACGGTTATCGAACCCGCTGACATCACGTCAACTGCGTTTCCCGAATTGCTAGTCCGTCTGAATGAAGGGCCGATCCGCCGGGCCCGCGCCGTGCTCGGCGCCACGGGTCTGTCACTCACACTCGACGGCCTTCGCACCACTTTCGCTCTGGCCACTGACCACACCCCGTCAGCCTCGGCGTCCGGCCCGGTGGTCTGGCTCGGCATCGACGGCGACAGCTGGGCCGTCCACCCGTACGACTCGGTGGCCGACCGAACCGCCGACGCTGCCGCCCACCATGGCGCCCTGACCGCGCCGATGCCCGGAACGGTCACCGTGGTCAAGACCTCGGTGGGCGACCAGGTCCGGCGAGGACAGCCGCTGCTGGTCCTGGAGGCCATGAAGATGGAGCACGTGATCGCTGCGCCGCACGACGGCACGGTCAGCGAACTCCCGGTCGCGGCAGGCGGCACCGTGGCGATGGAGCAGCTGCTCGCAGTCGTCCTTCCCGAGGAGGTGGCCCTCCCCACCGGAGCGGACACCGCCGCCGACGCCCAGGAGGTGGCTTCGTCATGA
- a CDS encoding hydroxymethylglutaryl-CoA lyase translates to MTNTQATPNAGRSVPGPTDSTRTEQSRDPGTLELGLPVVVRDADLPARVRIHEVGARDGLQNEKSMVPVEVKAEFIARLAAAGLQTVEATSFVHPKWVPQLADAEELLPRITGLREQYPGLRLPVLVPNERGLDRALAGGADEIAVFASATESFARRNLNRSMDEVMEMFRPVISRAGEAGVPVRGYLSMCFGDPWEGPVAPEQVVAAGVRLLELGCAELSLGDTIGVATAGQVTELLAAFGRAGVPMAQLAVHFHDTYGQALANTLAALRCGVTIVDSSAGGLGGCPYAKSATGNLATEDLVWMLHGLGIETGVDLAALVATSSWLAGELGRPSPSRAVQALAGSVDAN, encoded by the coding sequence ATGACCAACACCCAGGCAACGCCGAACGCTGGGCGCTCGGTGCCCGGACCGACGGATTCCACTCGAACGGAGCAGTCGCGCGATCCCGGAACCCTTGAACTGGGGCTGCCGGTCGTGGTCCGGGACGCGGACCTGCCGGCCCGGGTGCGGATCCACGAGGTCGGTGCACGCGACGGCCTGCAGAACGAGAAGTCCATGGTTCCGGTCGAGGTGAAGGCCGAGTTCATCGCACGGCTCGCCGCCGCCGGGTTGCAGACCGTCGAGGCGACCAGCTTCGTCCACCCCAAGTGGGTACCCCAGTTGGCCGACGCCGAGGAACTGCTGCCGCGGATCACCGGCCTGCGGGAGCAGTACCCCGGGCTGCGGCTGCCGGTGCTGGTGCCCAACGAGCGCGGCCTGGACCGGGCGCTCGCCGGTGGGGCCGACGAGATCGCCGTCTTCGCCAGCGCCACCGAGTCCTTCGCCCGGCGCAATCTGAACCGCTCGATGGACGAGGTCATGGAGATGTTCCGCCCCGTCATCTCCCGGGCCGGGGAAGCCGGGGTGCCGGTCCGCGGCTACCTGTCGATGTGCTTCGGCGATCCGTGGGAGGGCCCGGTCGCGCCCGAGCAGGTGGTGGCCGCAGGCGTGCGGCTGCTCGAGCTCGGCTGCGCCGAGCTGAGCCTGGGCGACACCATCGGCGTCGCGACGGCCGGCCAGGTGACCGAACTGCTCGCCGCATTCGGCCGTGCCGGGGTGCCGATGGCGCAACTCGCGGTGCACTTCCACGACACCTACGGCCAGGCGCTCGCCAACACGCTTGCCGCGCTGCGCTGCGGGGTGACCATCGTCGACTCCTCGGCCGGCGGGCTCGGTGGCTGCCCCTACGCGAAGAGCGCCACCGGCAACCTGGCCACCGAGGATCTGGTCTGGATGCTGCACGGCCTCGGCATCGAGACGGGCGTCGACCTCGCCGCCCTGGTCGCCACCAGCTCCTGGCTCGCGGGCGAGCTGGGCCGACCGAGCCCGTCCCGAGCGGTGCAGGCCCTGGCCGGATCCGTCGACGCCAACTGA
- a CDS encoding carboxyl transferase domain-containing protein, translating to MPSAAGLVQTAAPSGPTAVTAAAAAPAPRLRSTIDTGSAAYRTNVEAHQELVAELRAKLSAAALGGGAKARERHTSRGKLLPRDRVDTLLDPASPFLEIAPLAADGLYDGAAPAAGVIAGIGRVAGREVMIVANDATVKGGTYYPMTVKKHLRAQEVALENRLPCIYLVDSGGAFLPKQDEVFPDRDHFGRIFYNQARLSAAGIPQIAAVLGSCTAGGAYVPAMSDQAVIVRNQGTIFLGGPPLVKAATGEVVTAEELGGGELHSRTSGVTDHLAENDEHALSIVRTIVADLGPRSPQPWALAPVEPPAVDPAELYGAVPVDPRTPYDVREVIARLVDGSRFAEFKAEYGATLVTGFARIHGHPVGIVANNGVLFAESALKGAHFIELCDQRGIPLLFLQNITGFMVGRQYEAGGIAKHGAKMVTAVACTRVPKLTVVIGGSYGAGNYSMCGRAYSPRFLWMWPGAKISVMGGEQAASVLATVRRDQFEARGEEWPAEAEEEFKRPVREQYERQGNAYYATARLWDDGVIDPKDTRTVVGLALTACANAPLTPPAPYGVFRM from the coding sequence ATGCCTTCGGCTGCCGGCCTGGTCCAGACCGCGGCACCCAGCGGGCCGACCGCGGTGACCGCCGCGGCGGCTGCTCCGGCCCCGCGGCTGCGGTCCACCATCGACACCGGGTCTGCCGCTTATCGGACCAACGTCGAGGCGCACCAGGAGCTGGTCGCCGAACTGCGCGCCAAGCTCTCCGCTGCCGCGCTGGGCGGCGGCGCCAAGGCACGGGAGCGGCACACCTCACGTGGCAAGTTGCTGCCGCGCGATCGGGTGGACACCCTGCTCGATCCGGCCTCGCCGTTCCTGGAGATCGCCCCGCTGGCTGCCGACGGCCTCTACGACGGCGCCGCACCGGCCGCTGGTGTGATCGCCGGCATCGGCCGGGTGGCCGGCCGCGAGGTGATGATCGTCGCCAACGACGCCACGGTCAAGGGCGGCACCTACTACCCGATGACGGTGAAGAAGCACCTGAGGGCGCAGGAGGTGGCGCTGGAGAACCGCCTGCCGTGCATCTACCTGGTGGACTCGGGCGGCGCCTTCCTGCCGAAGCAGGACGAGGTCTTCCCCGACCGGGACCACTTCGGCCGGATCTTCTACAACCAGGCTCGGCTCTCCGCTGCGGGCATCCCGCAGATCGCCGCCGTACTCGGCTCCTGCACCGCCGGTGGCGCCTATGTGCCGGCGATGAGCGACCAGGCTGTGATCGTCCGCAACCAGGGCACCATCTTCCTGGGCGGGCCGCCGCTGGTGAAGGCGGCGACCGGTGAGGTCGTGACCGCCGAGGAACTCGGCGGCGGTGAACTGCACTCCCGCACCTCGGGGGTGACGGACCACCTGGCCGAGAACGACGAGCACGCCCTGTCCATCGTGCGCACCATCGTGGCCGACCTCGGTCCGCGCAGCCCGCAGCCCTGGGCGCTGGCCCCGGTCGAGCCGCCCGCAGTCGACCCGGCCGAGCTGTACGGAGCCGTCCCGGTCGATCCGCGCACGCCGTACGACGTGCGCGAGGTGATCGCCCGCCTGGTCGACGGCAGCCGCTTCGCCGAGTTCAAGGCGGAGTACGGCGCCACCCTGGTGACCGGCTTCGCCCGGATCCACGGCCACCCGGTGGGCATCGTCGCCAACAACGGCGTGCTGTTCGCGGAGTCCGCGCTCAAGGGCGCGCACTTCATCGAGCTCTGCGACCAGCGCGGCATCCCGCTGCTCTTCCTGCAGAACATCACCGGCTTCATGGTCGGCCGCCAGTACGAGGCGGGCGGTATCGCCAAGCACGGCGCCAAGATGGTCACCGCTGTGGCCTGCACCCGGGTCCCGAAGCTGACCGTGGTGATCGGCGGCTCCTACGGCGCGGGCAACTACTCGATGTGCGGTCGCGCCTACTCACCTCGCTTCCTGTGGATGTGGCCCGGCGCCAAGATCTCGGTCATGGGCGGCGAGCAGGCGGCATCGGTCCTCGCCACCGTCCGCCGCGACCAGTTCGAGGCCCGCGGCGAGGAGTGGCCGGCCGAGGCGGAGGAGGAGTTCAAGCGGCCCGTGCGCGAGCAGTACGAGCGCCAGGGCAACGCCTACTACGCCACCGCGCGGCTCTGGGACGACGGGGTGATCGACCCGAAGGACACCCGCACCGTGGTCGGCTTGGCCCTGACCGCCTGCGCCAACGCGCCGCTGACACCTCCCGCCCCCTACGGCGTCTTCCGGATGTGA
- a CDS encoding MFS transporter produces MSPRLRVAGRSTAHHAPHPAAATSLALVALFTVGSLPGYLAPVIVSRLIGHSGLTAAQAGVAGSALLLASACAGIALAGRVAALGQGRLARLGLVLLLIGAATAGTAPPGQPRLLVTGCLLGGLGAGTAAAVAATGIAAAAEPHRTSVRGLLATSGTASLLYLLLPRLGQDPALPFLALVLLGALAFPLTLRLPAGPTRRATEPAPPRLPRRGAGLALVASLALWSLAQNALWAVSAQIGLHQACLTERRLGLVLALALGGGLLGVLAADALGDRAGRALPVGAGTAAIAVCVTVSAVTRSASGFAGGEVLWNGLYPLVLSYLIGAAAALDPAGRWTVLAGCACALGLAGGPLTGATLTAWAGYRWLGAALGGVLLLTAVPLTLVARTAARTAARAAEPPPDGTAQTGLPAQRPPGDRTPRS; encoded by the coding sequence ATGTCCCCGCGCCTTCGCGTGGCGGGGCGCAGTACTGCGCACCACGCTCCCCATCCGGCCGCCGCCACCAGCCTGGCACTGGTCGCCCTCTTCACGGTCGGCTCACTGCCCGGCTACCTGGCCCCGGTCATCGTCAGCCGCCTCATCGGGCACTCCGGTCTGACGGCGGCTCAGGCCGGCGTCGCCGGCAGTGCCCTGCTGCTCGCCTCGGCCTGCGCCGGAATCGCCCTGGCCGGCCGGGTCGCCGCGCTCGGCCAGGGGCGGCTGGCCCGGCTCGGCCTGGTCCTGCTGCTGATCGGCGCCGCAACGGCCGGTACCGCGCCACCCGGGCAGCCCCGGCTGCTGGTCACCGGCTGCCTGCTCGGCGGGCTGGGCGCCGGCACCGCCGCCGCGGTCGCGGCCACCGGCATCGCCGCCGCGGCCGAGCCGCACCGCACCTCGGTGCGCGGCCTGCTCGCCACCTCCGGCACCGCCAGCCTCCTCTACCTCCTGTTGCCCAGGCTGGGCCAAGATCCCGCGCTGCCGTTCCTGGCCCTGGTGCTGCTCGGCGCGCTGGCCTTTCCGCTGACCCTGCGCCTGCCCGCCGGCCCGACCCGGCGCGCGACCGAACCGGCACCGCCGCGCCTGCCGCGCCGCGGCGCCGGACTGGCGCTGGTGGCGAGCCTGGCGCTCTGGTCGCTGGCGCAGAACGCGCTCTGGGCGGTGAGCGCACAGATCGGGCTGCACCAGGCCTGCCTGACGGAGCGTCGACTCGGGCTGGTGCTCGCCCTGGCGCTCGGCGGCGGACTGCTCGGCGTGCTGGCGGCCGACGCGCTGGGCGACCGCGCGGGTCGAGCGCTTCCGGTCGGCGCCGGCACGGCGGCCATCGCGGTCTGTGTCACGGTGAGCGCGGTGACCCGTTCGGCCAGCGGCTTCGCAGGCGGCGAGGTGCTCTGGAACGGGCTCTACCCGCTGGTGCTCAGCTACCTGATCGGGGCGGCCGCCGCCCTCGACCCGGCCGGCCGCTGGACCGTGCTGGCCGGCTGCGCCTGCGCGCTGGGCCTGGCCGGCGGCCCGCTGACCGGCGCCACCCTGACCGCCTGGGCCGGCTACCGATGGCTCGGCGCCGCCCTGGGCGGGGTGCTGCTGCTGACCGCGGTCCCGCTCACCCTGGTCGCCCGCACCGCCGCCCGCACCGCCGCCCGGGCCGCCGAACCCCCGCCCGATGGCACCGCGCAGACGGGGTTGCCCGCCCAGCGGCCACCCGGCGACCGGACGCCGCGAAGCTGA
- a CDS encoding TetR/AcrR family transcriptional regulator — translation MPNSPVASVTPRRDQIRREAARLFAARGFLGVGVDEIGKAVGISGPGLYRHFPGKDAMLADLLIGISERLLDEGRRRSAAAAGPAAALNALISGHVDFALDDSDLITLHDRELLHLKEEDRRRVRRLQREYVELWVATVRAAFPALAAPTAGPAARAAVHAVFGLLNSTPHSLGVRPSAQAQPQAPSEPSSLTATATATAMPADRDGGSRIGLLPRGEMATLLHRLAQGAFAAAAGPDGEQGD, via the coding sequence ATGCCGAACAGTCCTGTCGCATCTGTGACCCCTCGCCGAGACCAGATCCGTCGGGAGGCCGCACGGCTCTTCGCCGCGCGCGGGTTCCTCGGCGTCGGCGTGGACGAGATCGGCAAGGCGGTCGGCATCAGTGGCCCCGGGCTGTACCGCCACTTCCCCGGCAAGGACGCAATGCTCGCCGACCTGTTGATCGGCATCAGCGAGCGTCTGCTTGACGAGGGCCGCCGTCGATCGGCCGCCGCGGCGGGGCCGGCGGCCGCGCTGAACGCGCTGATCAGCGGCCATGTCGACTTCGCGCTGGACGACTCCGATCTGATCACCCTGCATGACCGCGAGCTGCTGCACCTGAAGGAGGAGGACCGGCGACGGGTGCGCCGCCTGCAGCGCGAGTACGTGGAGCTGTGGGTCGCCACCGTGCGGGCCGCGTTCCCCGCGCTCGCCGCCCCCACCGCCGGGCCGGCCGCGCGAGCCGCCGTGCACGCGGTCTTCGGGCTGCTGAACTCCACGCCGCACAGCCTGGGCGTACGCCCATCGGCCCAGGCCCAGCCGCAGGCCCCGTCCGAGCCTTCGTCACTGACTGCAACCGCAACCGCAACCGCCATGCCAGCCGACCGGGACGGCGGCAGCCGGATCGGCCTGCTACCGCGCGGCGAAATGGCGACCCTGCTGCACCGACTGGCCCAAGGCGCGTTCGCGGCAGCGGCCGGCCCCGACGGCGAGCAAGGCGACTGA
- a CDS encoding ABC transporter ATP-binding protein, whose product MPDTHGSTGEISTASEAAAARQTPTPPTEADSSTASQGWLRRLNAYCWRYRRNFLLSFGASLAGMAVTALVPLITKMIIDDVITTHKRSLAPWAVALIVAALLVFVCTQVRRYSAGQLALDVQQDLRTDLFRSLTRLDGARQDRLDTGQVVGRATSDLQLVHGLLSMLPMMTGNLLLFLMSIVVMFWLSPLLTLIALVMAPALWWIADRSRKRLFPATWAAQQEAAAVAGVVDGAIGGVRVVKGFGQEEQELGKLERASRDLYGARLRSIRLNSRFTPALQAVPALGQVAVLALGGWLAVHHSVTLGTFVAFSTYVAQMTGPVRMLTMVLTVGQQARASVERVFELVDERPLVQQAPDAQELRPVAGAPALEFDQVDFRYQAADQHHAEADHTEADHTDADRAEADHTDAPADASAEAPAVLRGLSLSVAPGETLALVGASGSGKSTVAQLIPRFYDPTAGTVRLHGQDLRDLTLDAVRSVVGIVPEDSFLFSDTVRANIAFGRPDATDEEIEAAARAAQADEFIRALPEGYQTKVGEQGLTLSGGQRQRIALARAILADPQVLLLDDATSAVDPQIEAEIHRALHQVMADRTTVLIAHRRSTLQLADRIAVLDRGGLLDIGTHEELEERCPQYRALITDPDAAPVARPDAAPGPDAAPAPVRTPAAAPQTSAARSADPELLAKVAALPPATDTPAVPLAEAAAGDPDFSLARLLKPFRPALVLAFVLLALDAVAGLVLPILIRHGIDNGVTKAAMSGVTAASAAALVVVLLDWLVQSFESRVSGRTGERVLYSLRLKIFAHLNRLGLDYYERELSGRIMTRMTTDVDALSSFLQTGVVTAVVSLITFFGIFVALLLIDAGLALTVFAVLPVLAVATVVFRRKSKAQYQVSRELISTVNADLQENVAGMRIVQAFRRENDTVARFVERSTEYRNARARAQLYISVYFPFVQFLSSVAAALVLIAGASRVHDHTLTVGALVAYLLYIDLFFAPVNQLSQLFDGYQQAAVGLSRVRELLRTPTSTPPAADPVPVQQLRGEVGFEGVTFAYNGGGQGNPEVLTGIDLRIPAGQTVALVGETGAGKSTLMKLVARFYDATGGTVRIDGTDVTTFDMTAYRRRLGVVPQEAYLFAGTVRDAIAYGRPEATDAEVMAAAKAVGAHEMISGLRGGYQHEVTGRGRNLSAGQRQLIALARAELVDPDILLLDEATAALDLATEAAVNRAWDLLQEGRPSRPQGRTTLVIAHRLTTAERADRVVVLDHGRVVEDGTHAGLLAADGVYARLWRAFIADGRMPAEVAG is encoded by the coding sequence ATGCCTGATACTCACGGCTCCACCGGGGAGATATCCACAGCGTCGGAAGCAGCCGCCGCAAGGCAGACCCCCACACCGCCGACCGAAGCCGACAGCAGCACCGCAAGTCAGGGCTGGCTGCGTCGTCTGAACGCGTACTGCTGGCGTTACCGCCGCAACTTCCTGCTGTCCTTCGGCGCCTCGCTCGCCGGGATGGCGGTGACGGCGCTCGTCCCGCTGATCACCAAGATGATCATCGACGACGTCATCACCACCCACAAGCGCTCGCTCGCCCCCTGGGCCGTCGCGCTGATCGTGGCCGCGCTGCTGGTCTTCGTCTGCACCCAGGTCCGCCGCTACAGCGCCGGCCAGCTCGCCCTCGACGTGCAGCAGGACCTGCGCACCGACCTGTTCCGGTCGCTGACCCGGCTCGACGGGGCCCGCCAGGACCGCCTGGACACCGGCCAGGTGGTCGGCCGGGCCACCTCCGACCTGCAACTGGTCCACGGCCTGCTCTCGATGCTGCCGATGATGACCGGCAACCTGCTGCTCTTCCTGATGTCGATCGTGGTGATGTTCTGGCTCTCGCCGCTGCTCACCCTGATCGCCCTGGTGATGGCGCCGGCCCTGTGGTGGATCGCCGACCGCAGCCGCAAGCGCCTGTTCCCGGCCACCTGGGCCGCCCAGCAGGAGGCCGCGGCCGTGGCCGGCGTGGTGGATGGCGCGATCGGCGGCGTCCGGGTGGTCAAGGGCTTCGGCCAGGAGGAGCAGGAACTCGGCAAGCTGGAGCGCGCCTCGCGCGATCTCTACGGCGCCCGGCTGCGCTCGATCCGGCTGAACAGCCGCTTCACCCCGGCCCTGCAGGCCGTGCCGGCGCTCGGCCAGGTCGCCGTGCTGGCGCTGGGCGGCTGGCTGGCCGTCCATCACTCGGTCACCCTGGGCACCTTCGTCGCCTTCTCCACCTACGTGGCCCAGATGACCGGTCCGGTCCGGATGCTCACCATGGTGCTGACCGTCGGGCAGCAGGCGCGGGCCAGCGTGGAGCGGGTCTTCGAGCTGGTCGACGAGCGCCCGCTGGTCCAGCAGGCCCCGGACGCCCAGGAGCTGCGCCCGGTGGCGGGCGCCCCGGCACTGGAGTTCGACCAGGTCGACTTCCGGTACCAGGCAGCCGATCAGCACCACGCCGAGGCCGACCACACCGAGGCCGACCACACCGACGCCGATCGCGCCGAGGCCGACCACACCGATGCTCCAGCCGACGCCTCGGCCGAAGCCCCCGCCGTCCTGCGCGGCCTGTCGCTGAGCGTGGCCCCGGGCGAGACCCTGGCGCTGGTGGGTGCCTCCGGCTCCGGCAAGTCGACCGTCGCCCAGCTGATCCCGCGGTTCTACGACCCGACCGCCGGCACGGTCCGGCTCCACGGCCAGGACCTGCGCGACCTGACCTTGGACGCCGTCCGCTCGGTGGTCGGCATCGTGCCGGAGGACAGCTTCCTGTTCTCCGACACGGTCCGCGCCAACATCGCCTTCGGCCGCCCGGACGCCACCGATGAGGAGATCGAGGCCGCCGCCCGCGCCGCCCAGGCCGACGAGTTCATCCGCGCGCTGCCCGAGGGCTACCAGACCAAGGTGGGGGAGCAGGGTCTGACCCTCTCCGGCGGTCAGCGCCAGCGGATCGCCCTGGCCCGCGCGATCCTCGCCGACCCCCAGGTGCTGCTGCTGGACGACGCGACCTCGGCCGTCGACCCGCAGATCGAGGCCGAGATCCACCGGGCGCTGCACCAGGTGATGGCCGACCGCACCACCGTGCTGATCGCCCACCGCCGCTCCACCCTGCAGCTGGCCGACCGGATCGCGGTGCTGGACCGCGGCGGACTGCTCGACATCGGCACCCACGAGGAGCTCGAGGAGCGCTGTCCGCAGTACCGGGCACTGATCACCGACCCGGATGCCGCACCCGTGGCCCGTCCGGACGCCGCCCCCGGGCCGGACGCGGCCCCGGCGCCCGTCCGCACTCCGGCCGCCGCGCCCCAGACCAGCGCCGCCCGCTCGGCCGACCCCGAGCTGCTGGCCAAGGTCGCGGCACTGCCCCCGGCGACCGACACCCCGGCCGTGCCGCTCGCCGAGGCCGCCGCCGGCGACCCGGACTTCTCGCTGGCCCGCCTGCTGAAGCCGTTCCGCCCGGCCCTCGTGCTGGCCTTCGTGCTGCTCGCACTGGACGCCGTGGCCGGCCTGGTGCTGCCGATCCTGATCCGGCACGGCATCGACAACGGCGTCACCAAGGCCGCGATGTCCGGCGTCACGGCCGCCTCGGCGGCCGCACTGGTCGTGGTGCTGCTCGACTGGCTGGTGCAGAGCTTCGAGTCCAGGGTCAGCGGCCGGACCGGCGAGCGGGTGCTCTACAGCCTGCGGCTGAAGATCTTCGCGCACCTCAACCGGCTCGGCCTGGACTACTACGAGCGCGAGCTGTCCGGCCGGATCATGACCCGGATGACCACCGACGTGGACGCGCTCAGCTCGTTCCTGCAGACCGGAGTGGTCACCGCGGTGGTCAGCCTGATCACCTTCTTCGGCATCTTCGTGGCCCTGCTGCTGATCGACGCGGGCCTGGCCCTCACCGTCTTCGCGGTGCTGCCGGTACTGGCCGTCGCCACCGTGGTGTTCCGCCGCAAGTCCAAGGCGCAGTACCAGGTGTCGCGCGAGCTGATCAGCACGGTCAACGCCGACCTGCAGGAGAACGTCGCCGGGATGCGGATCGTGCAGGCGTTCCGGCGCGAGAACGACACCGTGGCCCGGTTCGTCGAGCGCTCCACCGAGTACCGCAACGCCCGTGCCCGGGCCCAGCTGTACATCTCGGTGTACTTCCCGTTCGTGCAGTTCCTGTCCAGCGTCGCCGCCGCGCTGGTGCTGATCGCCGGCGCCTCCCGGGTGCACGACCACACCCTGACGGTCGGTGCGCTGGTCGCCTACCTGCTCTACATCGACCTGTTCTTCGCTCCGGTGAACCAGCTCTCCCAGCTCTTCGACGGCTACCAGCAGGCCGCGGTGGGCCTGAGCCGGGTCCGCGAGCTGCTGCGCACCCCGACCAGCACTCCGCCGGCCGCCGACCCGGTGCCGGTGCAGCAATTGCGCGGCGAGGTCGGCTTCGAGGGCGTCACCTTCGCCTACAACGGCGGCGGCCAGGGCAACCCCGAGGTACTGACCGGCATCGACCTGCGGATCCCGGCCGGCCAGACGGTCGCCCTGGTGGGTGAGACCGGCGCCGGCAAGTCCACCTTGATGAAGCTGGTCGCCCGGTTCTACGACGCCACCGGCGGCACGGTCCGGATCGACGGCACCGACGTCACCACGTTCGACATGACGGCCTACCGCCGCCGGCTCGGCGTGGTCCCGCAGGAGGCCTACCTGTTCGCCGGCACGGTGCGCGACGCGATCGCCTACGGCCGGCCCGAGGCCACCGACGCCGAGGTGATGGCGGCGGCGAAGGCGGTCGGCGCCCACGAGATGATCAGTGGTCTGCGCGGCGGCTACCAGCACGAGGTGACCGGCCGCGGCCGCAACCTCTCCGCAGGCCAGCGCCAGTTGATCGCCCTGGCCCGCGCCGAGCTGGTCGACCCCGACATCCTGCTGCTCGACGAGGCCACCGCCGCCCTCGACCTCGCCACCGAGGCGGCCGTCAACCGCGCCTGGGACCTGCTGCAGGAGGGCCGGCCGAGCCGGCCGCAGGGCCGCACCACCCTGGTGATCGCCCACCGCCTCACCACCGCGGAGCGCGCCGACCGCGTGGTGGTGCTCGACCACGGACGGGTGGTGGAGGACGGCACGCACGCCGGGCTGCTGGCGGCCGACGGGGTGTACGCGCGGCTCTGGCGGGCGTTCATCGCCGACGGCAGGATGCCCGCCGAGGTAGCCGGCTGA